TAAAAACCAACAAACTATTTGAAAAAACCCATCTTCATTCTTGAGATAAGAAACCCAATGAATAGCCCCATCCAAATTGATATTGctgtaaaaatactcaatttTCTTACTGTGAATGTCTTTTGGGTCTACCATTTTCCATAACAACTACTTAGACTATAGACCTCAACTCTAGGAGGcaggacaattttttttataactacCATCATAGTCGTACAAATAGACTATCCTCGCCACTTTAAAATCATGGGTTTTCTGATCAAAACCAAACCCAAGACAAAACATGTAAGGCTTATGTAGACGAGTGACAATGGAGGAAGATGTGTTTGCAAATGGCTAAATTCCATAGAATGATAGTATCTGTGGGCCCGGGAAAAAGATCATCCGAGAGGCAAAATAGACCATTATATGAACCAACAACTCTGAAGTGTTTTGCAGACCATGACATGAAGGGAAACTTGAGTTCTTTAACAAGTGTTAGGTTTTTAGTTTCTGAAGGGTCAAGATATAttgattatttttcttcttccttgGGTCTGGTGGAGAAGTGGCGAAGTGGCGTAGTGGACTGGAATTGTTGGAATGGTGGTCAGATAAGTGGGTGGAAATGAAATTAAGAGAAGATATTAGAGAACACCATTGCTTTGAAACACACATAAGTTGCGAAAGGTTTCGGATTGGAAGATTGAAAAGGATTTTCATTAGCAACCGAGAAGTCAAAAGATGGAATATTGTGTTAAAGGATTTTGTTTTGTTCTTTGTGTTTCCATGGATGAAATGGGTTACCCAGTAGGCTCTAACAGAGAGATATTGTGGCTGTGTTAGAGAAATACTAGTAGTATAGTTATATTGTGACTATGTTAAAGAGGTTGAAAAGTTAGTTGCATTGAATAGCTAAAATACTAAATTCAATGTATGAATCTTTCATCTACTAAATGTGGACGCATACATCCAATCAGAGGACAATTTCCTCACACTAACATTACTGTTGAAGAGGCTCACATCCTGCATTCAGAAGACCTTAGATATATGTTGTTCTAATGACAGAATACGTTCTATAAGCGATTCAGAGGTAAAGGTTCAGATAGCACTCAAGAGTATGACCTAGTTAGGTCACTGTAGTGGGTGCAAACCTTAGAGAGTAAAGTTCAAATTCCAGTAGAGACGAAAagcactaaattatttcttcacATCCGCCCGAGTCTTGAAGAGTGTACAAAGTAATCTGGTACCTGTGCTGGTGACTAGTAAAAGGCAGCAGGTATGTGGTGGAATAATTCAGGATGCGCAAAAGATGGTCTAGGACCACCAGTACCAAAAAAGGAAGTAAAGGTCCAAATGCTAGTTTCAATAAATGACAGTAAAGTTTGTTTCCAATCTAAAATGTGCTCAAATAGGATGTTCTAGGAAATGTAAGGCATATGGTAGGTGTTTAAGAACTCTTCATCCATGCCATTGTACAGGTGGAGCTGTTCCGAAATGATCAACACCGGCTGAGGATTGTTGTCGACAGTGAGAGTGAAGTGGATTTGCTGGTACAGACTCGGCACCTCCGTGATATTGTTGTCCTTGTCATCCGAGGTCTTGCGCAGAGATTCAACAGTACATCACTCAATTCCCTTCTCAAGATAGAGACCTAGCATCATATCTTATGTTCTTTTTTGTTGTACATTAGTTGATCTTTTCCGTCTCTAGCTCCATTAGTTTGGTGTtggtttttgttattttgtttctATTCTGTTTTTTTGGTGAGATGTTGAGTTTCATCTGGCTCTGCATTTTGCTTCTTCCATTTGTTTCTTATTGTGCTAATGTAACTTAGCTTGGTATTGTCTATGTAAATACGACATACCCTTGTGCTTGAAAATACAAAGAACCGCCGATTTGTGGAtgatattttacaaaaattttagtgtaatttatttatattgaacGTTCAACTTCAGCATTACTAGCAAGATATTGTGTGCAATGTACAATACATGAAAATGTGATTATGGAAAACTTAACTAGCTAATACGGGAAAGCTTAACACACCATGAATCATAAAGATTAATCATAAGTCACGGATTAAAGTGAGAGTATATAACATTTAACCGTGATTAAGCCATAAAAGTTTATATTTTTCACATAAATGATCGTGTGACTTACAAGTACATTTCTTGTTGCTCTCTTCATCACCATTTATTTTTTGTGAATTAGAGAAAATGTCAGTTCACACTTCAACGTATCACACATTTAATTAAGGTTTCTACTTCCAAAATTTGTAGATTTATTCTTCGTATTACTATAAACAAAATAGAAGTTAAATTCTAGTAAGATTTTTGGATATAGAAGCAAGAGCAtcaaattttgttttaattacAACAGTTTGAAAGGTTTTACACTCCAAGCAAGTTATATTCAAGTATAATAATTATCAATACAATCTTGATTAATtctaataattaagaaaaaaacataCATATCCTTGGACaagattttatttctatttggATTAGTAAAGGAACAAATTTGCCAATTTCTCACTAAAGAACGATACGTAACAAAGTTAACCTCTACCAATTCATTAATAATCTCTCTTTTTTGGTTAACAAACTTGTATTTTACAGAATGATAGTGCAATAAATAGATAAAATCAAAACAGATTCCGCAATAATATCCTTAACACATAGGGTTTTAACACTAATCTatgtaattaattaacaaaaaaaCCTGACAGAAGATCAGACGAACACCATATTGACTTTAAAGATTCAAACAGgttttgtctattatctcatcTCTTCTCCATAAATTCATCGTGTTTGAATGTATTATTAATCAGTTTAATTTATCGGTGAATTCTGAAGTATATTGATAAATAGGTCTTAGGTATTCTCAACTTTGGTAACCatgattaatttttatatttcataCTTTTTAAGTGGTAAGGTTTGTCTGCTTACCTCTACCTTTTCCAAACTCCACTCGTGGAATTAGACTgtgtatgttattgttgttggatgCATTTTAAGTGGAGAGTTACTTATTTATCAATTAAACATTTATGTGATCACTCAatcaattatttcttttaacaaaaattaaagctCAAGATCCATTTAAGGGGAAGTATACACAGATCTCGAAACCAAAATCTTTGTTTAAGGTGGTAAGTagaatttaatttgatatgatattcaaaatattaaatgGTCAGATAACAAATCCTATAAAGCAAACTAATTTTGATTAACAGATtagttttatttataatttgcaGGACAAAATGATTAATAGCAATAATGAAAATGTTGATCAAAGGCATAGTACACTGAAGAAAAGGGGCTGTGGATGCagtaaagatgattttttgCCAGAAGAATCGTTCACGAGCTGGGGAAGTTATGCTCAGGCATTACGTGAGACAAAAACAAGGCTTAAAGACCGCGTATTGTCTCGTTCATCGGACCAATTAGAGCTCCATGAAATACGCGATCGCAGCCAGCATCAGATGAAGAAGTCATTGAactggtttgatttgatttggttcgGTATTGGTGCAGTAATGGGTGCTGGAGTTTTTGTCCTAACTGGTGAAGCTACAAAAAACTTAGCTGGCCCTGCTGTTTTACTGTCTTATGTTATATCAGGCACCTCTGCTTTGCTTTCAGTGTTGTGCTATACTGAATTCTCAGTTGAACTCCCTGTTGCTGGTGGATCATTTGCATATCTGAGAGTGGAGCTTGGCGATTTCATCGCTTTCATTGCTGCAGGGAACATTCTGTTTGAGTACATTGTGGCTGGTGCTAGCGTGGCGCGATCCTGGACTTCCTATTTCACGACTCTATGCAATCACAAGCCTGATGATTTCAGGATCAATGTCTCGAGTCTTGCTGAGGGTTACAACCACTTAGATCCCATAGCAATTGTTGTCTCACTGCTCATTTGTGCAGGTGCTTGCTTGAGCATGAAAGGGTCCTCGCGATTCAACTCCGTTTTGACCATACTACATGTTGCTGTCATGGTTTTTGTACTTGTTGTTGGCCTAACTCAGGCTAATTTAGCTAACTTTTCAACCTTTGCACCTTATGGTGCCCGTGGCGTCCTGAAAGCATCAGCTATGCTCTTCTTTGCTTTTGTTGGATTTGATGGCGTAGCAACTCTAGGGGAAGAGGTCAAGAATCCAGGTAGGCAGGATTGGAACTACTAAAAGTTctatacatttatatatatatcttgaaCACCCTTAACGTAATTCCTTGCTTCGCTACTGCAGGTAGGGATATTCCTGTGGGACTAATAGGTTCTATGGTGGTGATTATCATAATATATTGCCTCCTAGCCGGGACGTTGTGCCTTATGCAACCTTTTAATCAAGTGGATGTTAATGCCCCTTTTACCATAGCCTTCCAATCTGTAGGGATGAATTGGGCAAAGTACATAGTTGCATTTGGGGCATTGAAAGGGATGACAACAGTTTTGCTGGCCAATATTATTAGTCAGGCTAGGTATTTTACACACATTGCAAGAACTCATATGGCCCCTCCATTTCTTGCTGCAATCAATGAAAAGACAGGGACCCCTGTCACTGCTACAGTTGTAATGACCGTCGCAAATTGCATAATGGCCTTCTTCACAAATCTTGACATATTGGCAAACCTCGTTTCAATAGCCACATTGTTCGTGTTCTCACTGGTTCCCCTAGCACTTCTAGTGAGACGTTACTACGTGTCAGGGGAAACAACTGACAAGGATAGGAACAAACTCATCCTGTTCTTGGTTTTGATCACATTGTCATCGATTGGATCGGGTGTTTTCTGGGTAATCAGAGATAACACTTGGGTCGGGTGCATAATTTGTGTTGGATTTTGGTTTTTTTCCACGTTGGGGCTAAATTTAACACTCAAGGAAGCGCGAAAGCCCAAGGTATGGGGATTGCTATTGATGCCGTGGCTTCCATCTGCTAGTATAGCTATTAATGTGTTCATCATGAGCTCGATTGATGGTGCATCATTCGTGAGATTTTCAGTTTGGACCGCGATTTTGCTCGTGTACTACTTGCTTGTAGGATTGCATGCTACCTATGATGCAGCCAAGGAGATTGGGAGCAAAGGTACAAGTACTACTGATATTGAAGCCATTACAGCAAGGACAAATGCATTAGAGTAGCTTATAACTAGGCAGATAATTAGGAATAGAAGATAATAGTAAGTTGATTTTGCAAGTATATATGGCTCTATCGGAAATGTTAAGCAACTTAGTTTTCTAACACTTTAGTTTAACTATTAACTTTATCAAGTTAGGAGAATGATTATTGATAAACAGCTCTCTTTGGCTTTAGGTTACCTAGTAAAGGTACTTCTCATTGACCGTAAATAATCTTTTACACTATCAAGTTccgtttattatttatttcaagtTACCATTGAATGTTCTATATGTAAAGTTACCTACAGTTGCACCATGAGAGTGGCCTGGTGGTTGGAGAATTTTGAGGTCTCAAGTTCtaattttcaacaaaaaaataaaagaacgcCATGATTTTTCCCCATCGTAGCCAAGTTTTGGTGGGTAGTTTTACCCACTTTTTTTTCCATCTAAGCAAGTTTTGATGGGTAGAGTTATTTGTTATGTGTTGGTGGGAGGCAACAAACCCGGGTATACTTGTGCATTATTGACCTTATATAGTCTTCATTAGGCCAACAACAACTAATCATTACAAAAAAGTTAAAATCGGCTACATGAATCCTCACTGACTATATTGTTCATTTAAATTCATCTTAAATTAACAAAGTCAAAACCTTATAACCCAAGATATACCATGCTTGTATGGTCTAATCTTAGCGCTATTGTATGCAGTGGCAGAACCATGCATGTTTGTTTATTGTTGGGGATTCAATAGGAAAGGCCACAGTACGCCCGTTTGGCTCCTTGCGGTATAGCTCACATTCAAACATTTAGGTAATGGGGCAATGCCATGAAAGCTCCGGCTGAAAGGGCAGGTCGTATAACCATGGGTGCAGGATTTTTCGAAAACACGCGGGTTGACTCGAAGACGTAGGATTTGGCTTAGTTCGGTAAGAGAGgactttttaaaattgaaaatcacTATCGCAAATATTTTACCGCACATATTGTTTGTTTCACGGACTCATCATTGTCCATCTTAATAAACATTGTTGTGTGATGCATACAGGGCCATCATATCAAACTTGAAGCAATATATGGTGTTAATTTTACGtaggggtgggcataaaataccgaaaaccgaatttccgaaccgaaccggctatttcggtatttcggtattcggtattcggtacttGGGTCCGGTATTCGGTACCGGAATATTAAATTTCGGTATTTCGGGTTCGGTTTCGGTATTTATTAATTATCCCGTTCGGTATTCGGgatttaccgaataccgaattaTTTCTGTTGGGCCTCCTAAAAATTCCTTTTAATTTGTAAACATAAAGGGCTATAGGCCCATTCCTATAATTTAATCCAGCCCATTTGTTTTCAACATACCCTAACAACACTTAACCTATTCACTTTCAGTATAACCTATTCATCTCAATACTTCACTACTACAATTGAAGTTCTGCTTCTGCGGTTCTGCCCTTCACGCCGCCTTCGCCCTTCAGCCCTTCACGCCGCCTTCAGCCCTTCAGCTTCACCGTGCCTTCACGTCGCCTTCAGCCATTCAACCGAAGTTCTGATGACTCGAATCTTGTATCACAAGGGTTGAGAGCGGATCCTAGAGAGTTGATTTGGCTGACTCTAATCTTCCCGACTCATATTCTCACACCTTAGACCTCTGTAAAATTGTTAGAACTTCCAGGGTGGGGTACAAGTCTTCAATAGCAAAATTGAGTTAGAGGTAGAAGTTCAGGAAGATTAAAAGTAAGATTTTGCAACAAATCAACTATTTAGGGGTCCAGCCAGATTCAAGTCATCTGGCGTCCAGGTTCAAGATTCAGCTTCCCTCTATTTTTACTgctaacaataataataacaactcaACTCGCAGAATACTATCATTGTACTCTTACAATATCAATATGGTACATCTTTCCACCTTTGTGAAGGAACTCTGAACTTCactaacctttttttttctttacccTGATTATGAACAATGATTTCGCTAATTGTACTTAgggtttttttaattatttgttttttgtGACTGgtcatattatatatacttgtaTAGCCAAACAGTTTATATTGTGGCTTTACGGGTTCAGATTTTGACCTCTTTCTTTGAGGTTGTTAATTTGTTATGGTGTTATACTTGTGAAATAAAAGGGAAATGGTTGTTATTTTCTCCTCTTCAAAATTTAgcccataaaaataaaaatcgcTCAATCTTTGTTGCTTTGTTTCCTGCTTCCTTTCTTTCAAATGAAAATGATTGTTAATTTATGTCTTATAACATTTGTATTCTCTTCAATGTTTAGATGGAAGATGAAACAAGTCGAACGACCAATGTCATTGGAAGCGCACCTTTGGCTCTTACCGAGTCTCTTGATTCAACAATGGAAGTTCAACAACATGCATTGACGGTGAAGAGAAAAGCTATAGAATCAAGATCTGCTGCTTGGCCGCATTATGAGAAGCTCATAGAAGATGGAATTAATAAAGCTAAGTGCAGGTATTGTGGTAAAGTTCTCTTAGCTGATTCAACTAAAAATGGAACAAGTGGACTGAATAAACATTTGAAAActtgtcctaaaaatccaaataaggttAACAATTTCAATTCCAAGTACAAAcaatcaaatttaaactttCCCTTAGAAGGTGAAATGTGTGATGGGGCAATTTGGACTTTTGATCAAGAGGCATCTCGGAGGGCTTTAGTTGAGATGTTAATCCTTGATGAACTTCCTTTTCGTTTTGttgaaaaggaaggttttaagaattttatgaaaaaaacccAACCTTTATTTCGAGTTCCCTCCCGTAGAACAGTGACTAGGGATTGTTATCAAGTTTTTGGTGAAGAGAGAcaaaagtttatgaagtatttGAAAGAAACATCACCGAGAGTTTGTCTAACCACAGACACATGGACATCTATTcaaagaataaattatatgtgTTTGACAGTACACTTTATTGATAGTGATTGGCTTTTgcataaaagaattttaaactTTCAGGTTGTTACTAGTCATAAGGGTGACGAAATGGCCCGTTGTATTAGTAAGTGTTTGCTTGATTGTAAATTGGAGAAAATAATCACTATAACTGTAGATAATGCTTCTTCTAATGATGTCATGGTGAAAGAGTTACACAAACAAATAGTTAATTGGGGATCTAACATGAAATGTGGTAACCATCTTCACGTGAGATGTATGGCTCACATTTTGAATCTTATTGTGCAAGATGGCCTGAAAGAAGTTGGTCCATCGATCAAACGTGTTAGGCAAATGGTGAAATATGTTAGACAATCTCCCGCAAGGATTAGGAAATTTAAGGAATGTTgtgaactaaaaaatataaacagtAAGAAGTCATTATGTTTAGATGTTCCAACCCGGTGGAATTCGACCTACTTGATGTTGGATGCCGCACAACATTTTGAGAGTGCATTTGATTACTTTGATCTCGAAGATGGTGGATTGTCAACTTATCTTGCTAATCATGTTTGTGAAGATGGAAGTGTTgcaggtgtacttgaaagtgatgATTGGCAAAAGGTAAGTAAtatggtaatatttcttaaaagattttatgatcTAACTGAAAAGGTTTCAGGTTCACTCTACGTCACTTCTGCTGGTCACTTTGAAGATATAGTTGAGCTTCACAATCATTTAAGAGAGTGTATGGAAGACAATGATCCTTCTTTGGCAAAAATGGgagaaaaaatgaaacaaaagtttgtcaagtattggggtgctcctgaaaaaatgaataaagtactTTTTATTGCCTCTATCTTAGATCCTCGTAACAAACTAGAGTATGTTGGCGACGCACTTGAGGATATGTTTGGAGATGAAAAAGGGagtgaaataaaagatgaaatggtGACTTACATGAAATCTATGTTTGAAGAGTATGTAGCAAAATTCTCTAATGTATCTCGACGCCCATCTACTCTCTCTGATTTATCGAGTCAGACATCAGATTCATCTATCTCTAACActagcacaaaatcaacaaaagtaaGAAATAGGATCCAAATGAAGAGGAACAAACTAGATGGTACAGGTTTGGGTAGTAAGTCGGAGTTGGAAAGGTATCTTAGTGAAGAACTAGAGCCGACTGATGATGACGacaattttgatatcttgtcGTGGTGGAAAGTTCATTCTCCTAGATATAAAATTCTTTCCGAGATGGCTCGTGATGTGTTGGCAATTCCAATTTCTAGTGTGGCATCGGAATGTGCCTTTAGCACCGGAGGCCgtattcttgattcatttaggaGTTCTTTGACTCCGAAATTGGTGCAAGCTGTTATTTGTCTTCAAGATTGGCGTCGAAATGAGTCTTATCCCAtaaatgttgaagaagattttaatgaccttatgaaacttgaacttggtatgtttttcagctttggtattttatttttatatttttttactttgtttaattattgacacattttaaattctttttagctaTGGATGATATTGATTTGCATTGTTCAAGCTGAAGGTGTGTAGTGTGCTGCTGCTGCAGGTAGTGTTGCAGcttatgttgtttgttgttgttgtgtgttgcagctgaatcattttattgttgttgttgcatgttGTATGCTGTTGCAGCTTATTGTTGTTGCTGGTTGATTGTGTTGCAGCTTATTGTTGCTGCAGTGCAGCCTGCAGCCTGCAGGTGTTGTAgtttgttgttgctgctggttgTAGTGTGTGTaaggagctgctgcaggtgttgttgctgctggttgTAGTGTAGGGAGCTGCTGAAGATGTTGAAAAGGAAGTAAGTTGTGATCTAGTTTGTTGGAATTGTTGATGCTGAAGAAGGTGCAACTTGTTGGAGATATGTTGCTTCTGAAGATGTGCTGAAGAATAGCCATGTAGTGCTCTAACAACTTCAGATTGGTTGTTGTTGACTTAATCTGAATTTGCTGCTGTTGGTTGTTGCTTGTTGTTGGCTCCAAGTAAATTGCATCCTTCAAGTTGCAAAATCATTTTGAGTGCATTAATTTGGTGGTAGTCTCTGCTGTTGTTGTGTGATGTTTCTGCATAGGAGAAAAATGGCTCCAGCAGTGTTGTGATTGTCCTCCCCACAGCTGTAAGGTGAACTCTGAAGCCTCCAGTAATCTGCATTTTCAGAAATTGTTGGAGCTGTGAATTTGGTGCCTTGAGTTTCTGCACTTTGTTGGGGTTTTGTTGATGTTGGAGAGTGAGTTGGAGAGGGACCAGGGCATGTGCAACTACAGCTTGTTGGGATTTGCTGCTCCAGTAACCTGCATAAACacacaaacaaacaaataaacaaGAGCAAGGGCCTCCAAGAGCTGGAGTTGTAGTTGTTGGAAGTTGCTGTTGCTCCTCCATGTTCAACTTCAGTTTGCagattgtagttgttgttgtgtgatgtttgatgtgatattaatgttattgaaatccttgaaccctGATGGTGGTGCCATCCATAATGTGATGCAAGTGTTGATCTTATAAGATGCATAAATtttggtattaccgaataccgtaccgaaccgaatttttatttaccgattaccgaattaccgaaccgaagtttgaaagttcggtatttggtatatactttgaattaccgattaccgaattatcgaatctaaattttgaaaataccgaaccgaataccgaacgcccagccCTAATTTTACGGTCTAATTATTAGGGATATTTGTTGGTATACGAACTAAGTCTCACAGAtagtagtataaaaattaaaattaaaattacataTAAGGTGTAGAAATACTTTAGTGGTATGAGacatttttgagaaaatagtaCGGATTTGGCTCAAAACGGACAAAATCATATCATACTGAATGTGTTCGATTAATTTAGCCCGACAATAATCTATCTTTATTTGTAGCTTTGCCAATGAGTGTTGGTGGCCATAAATACTTGATGAAGTGGGGCCACACACAACTCCCCAAAATAAGCTCATTAAGTGATATTTAGTCATGTGAAACTTAGTTCGGTTGTGTGTGCAAACAAACCCCCGCATTGATAGCAGGGAAAAAAAGCGATACCACATAGTTAGGCGTAGGGATACTCTTAAAAGTGTGagtttctttttga
The sequence above is a segment of the Solanum dulcamara chromosome 11, daSolDulc1.2, whole genome shotgun sequence genome. Coding sequences within it:
- the LOC129874187 gene encoding cationic amino acid transporter 1-like: MINSNNENVDQRHSTLKKRGCGCSKDDFLPEESFTSWGSYAQALRETKTRLKDRVLSRSSDQLELHEIRDRSQHQMKKSLNWFDLIWFGIGAVMGAGVFVLTGEATKNLAGPAVLLSYVISGTSALLSVLCYTEFSVELPVAGGSFAYLRVELGDFIAFIAAGNILFEYIVAGASVARSWTSYFTTLCNHKPDDFRINVSSLAEGYNHLDPIAIVVSLLICAGACLSMKGSSRFNSVLTILHVAVMVFVLVVGLTQANLANFSTFAPYGARGVLKASAMLFFAFVGFDGVATLGEEVKNPGRDIPVGLIGSMVVIIIIYCLLAGTLCLMQPFNQVDVNAPFTIAFQSVGMNWAKYIVAFGALKGMTTVLLANIISQARYFTHIARTHMAPPFLAAINEKTGTPVTATVVMTVANCIMAFFTNLDILANLVSIATLFVFSLVPLALLVRRYYVSGETTDKDRNKLILFLVLITLSSIGSGVFWVIRDNTWVGCIICVGFWFFSTLGLNLTLKEARKPKVWGLLLMPWLPSASIAINVFIMSSIDGASFVRFSVWTAILLVYYLLVGLHATYDAAKEIGSKGTSTTDIEAITARTNALE
- the LOC129872610 gene encoding zinc finger BED domain-containing protein RICESLEEPER 1-like, whose product is MEDETSRTTNVIGSAPLALTESLDSTMEVQQHALTVKRKAIESRSAAWPHYEKLIEDGINKAKCRYCGKVLLADSTKNGTSGLNKHLKTCPKNPNKVNNFNSKYKQSNLNFPLEGEMCDGAIWTFDQEASRRALVEMLILDELPFRFVEKEGFKNFMKKTQPLFRVPSRRTVTRDCYQVFGEERQKFMKYLKETSPRVVTSHKGDEMARCISKCLLDCKLEKIITITVDNASSNDVMVKELHKQIVNWGSNMKCGNHLHVRCMAHILNLIVQDGLKEVGPSIKRVRQMVKYVRQSPARIRKFKECCELKNINSKKSLCLDVPTRWNSTYLMLDAAQHFESAFDYFDLEDGGLSTYLANHVCEDGSVAGVLESDDWQKVSNMVIFLKRFYDLTEKVSGSLYVTSAGHFEDIVELHNHLRECMEDNDPSLAKMGEKMKQKFVKYWGAPEKMNKVLFIASILDPRNKLEYVGDALEDMFGDEKGSEIKDEMVTYMKSMFEEYVAKFSNVSRRPSTLSDLSSQTSDSSISNTSTKSTKVRNRIQMKRNKLDGTGLGSKSELERYLSEELEPTDDDDNFDILSWWKVHSPRYKILSEMARDVLAIPISSVASECAFSTGGRILDSFRSSLTPKLVQAVICLQDWRRNESYPINVEEDFNDLMKLELAMDDIDLHCSS